Proteins from a genomic interval of Musa acuminata AAA Group cultivar baxijiao chromosome BXJ1-9, Cavendish_Baxijiao_AAA, whole genome shotgun sequence:
- the LOC135592886 gene encoding transcription factor BHLH089-like isoform X1: MDRASLSSLGPEMCPFPMVGAPPPLGPVIRRLGGGAPAEESAVTDQSGRNSKGRRRKRDSVASDDESSKLASTSGGQGLMDNETKRLKAMHTNEIGSIKTEVEASSGNGNKIIDQNPGTSEPPKHDYIHVRARRGQATDSHSLAERARREKISERMKILQDLVPGCNKVIGKASILDEIINYIQALQHQVEFLSMKLEAVTSHVNSGFEFFPHKDFGAQAYDTASSLPFSSQAAREYEQGSATEWLHMQVGGALERVT, encoded by the exons ATGGATCGGGCGTCGTTGTCGTCGCTGGGGCCAGAGATGTGTCCCTTCCCCATGGTCGGAGCGCCGCCGCCCCTGGGGCCCGTGATCCGGCGACTGGGCGGAGGCGCGCCGGCGGAGGAGTCGGCGGTGACGGATCAGAGCGGGAGGAACagcaaggggaggaggaggaagagggattcGGTTGCGTCGGACGATGAGTCCTCCAAGCTTGCCTCCACTAGCGGTGGCCAGGGCTTG ATGGATAATGAAACTAAGCGTCTCAAGGCCATGCACACTAATGAGATTGGCAGTATTAAAACTGAGGTTGAGGCATCTTCGGGCAATGGTAACAAGATAATTGATCAAAATCCTGGAACATCTGAGCCACCAAAGCATGATTACATCCATGTGAGGGCAAGAAGGGGTCAAGCAACAGACAGCCACAGCCTGGCTGAAAGA GCGAGGAGAGAAAAAATAAGTGAGCGAATGAAGATTCTCCAGGATTTGGTGCCAGGATGTAACAAG GTAATTGGCAAAGCATCAATTCTGGATGAGATAATAAATTACATCCAAGCACTGCAGCACCAGGTTGAG TTTCTATCAATGAAGCTCGAAGCTGTCACTTCTCATGTTAATTCTGGCTTTGAATTCTTTCCTCATAAAGAT TTTGGTGCTCAGGCATACGATACTGCTTCTAGTTTACCATTCAGCTCACAGGCAGCAAGGGAATACGAGCAAGGTTCAGCAACAGAATGGCTTCATATGCAGGTTGGTGGTGCTTTAGAGAGAGTGACATAA
- the LOC135592886 gene encoding transcription factor BHLH089-like isoform X2 — translation MDRASLSSLGPEMCPFPMVGAPPPLGPVIRRLGGGAPAEESAVTDQSGRNSKGRRRKRDSVASDDESSKLASTSGGQGLMDNETKRLKAMHTNEIGSIKTEVEASSGNGNKIIDQNPGTSEPPKHDYIHVRARRGQATDSHSLAERVIGKASILDEIINYIQALQHQVEFLSMKLEAVTSHVNSGFEFFPHKDFGAQAYDTASSLPFSSQAAREYEQGSATEWLHMQVGGALERVT, via the exons ATGGATCGGGCGTCGTTGTCGTCGCTGGGGCCAGAGATGTGTCCCTTCCCCATGGTCGGAGCGCCGCCGCCCCTGGGGCCCGTGATCCGGCGACTGGGCGGAGGCGCGCCGGCGGAGGAGTCGGCGGTGACGGATCAGAGCGGGAGGAACagcaaggggaggaggaggaagagggattcGGTTGCGTCGGACGATGAGTCCTCCAAGCTTGCCTCCACTAGCGGTGGCCAGGGCTTG ATGGATAATGAAACTAAGCGTCTCAAGGCCATGCACACTAATGAGATTGGCAGTATTAAAACTGAGGTTGAGGCATCTTCGGGCAATGGTAACAAGATAATTGATCAAAATCCTGGAACATCTGAGCCACCAAAGCATGATTACATCCATGTGAGGGCAAGAAGGGGTCAAGCAACAGACAGCCACAGCCTGGCTGAAAGA GTAATTGGCAAAGCATCAATTCTGGATGAGATAATAAATTACATCCAAGCACTGCAGCACCAGGTTGAG TTTCTATCAATGAAGCTCGAAGCTGTCACTTCTCATGTTAATTCTGGCTTTGAATTCTTTCCTCATAAAGAT TTTGGTGCTCAGGCATACGATACTGCTTCTAGTTTACCATTCAGCTCACAGGCAGCAAGGGAATACGAGCAAGGTTCAGCAACAGAATGGCTTCATATGCAGGTTGGTGGTGCTTTAGAGAGAGTGACATAA
- the LOC135592888 gene encoding vesicle-associated membrane protein 721-like, translating to MGQQSLIYSFVARGTVILAEYTEFSGNFNSIAAQCLQKLPASNNKFTYNCDGHTFNYLVEDGYTYCVVAVESVGRQIPIAFLDRVKEDFNKRYGGGKAATASANSLSREFGSKLKEQMQYCVDHSEEISKLAKVKAQVSEVKGVMMENIEKVLDRGEKIELLVDKTENLRSQAQDFRQQGTKMRRKMWLQNMKVKLIVLGIIIALILIIVLSICHGFKC from the exons ATGGGGCAGCAGTCGCTGATCTACAGCTTCGTCGCGCGGGGGACGGTGATCCTGGCGGAGTACACCGAGTTCTCGGGCAACTTCAACAGCATCGCCGCTCAGTGCCTGCAGAAGCTCCCCGCTAGCAACAATAAGTTCACCTACAACTGTGACGGGCACACCTTCAACTACCTCGTCGAGGACGGATATA CATATTGTGTAGTTGCTGTTGAGTCAGTTGGCAGGCAAATTCCCATTGCCTTCCTGGACAGGGTGAAGGAGGACTTCAACAAAAGATATGGAGGAGGAAAAGCTGCAACGGCCTCAGCCAATAGCCTCAGCCGCGAGTTTGG GTCCAAGCTTAAAGAGCAGATGCAGTACTGTGTAGATCACTCCGAAGAGATCAGCAAGCTTGCCAAGGTGAAGGCTCAGGTTTCTGAAGTCAAAGGAGTTATGATGGAAAATATTGAGAAG GTTCTTGACCGTGGGGAGAAAATTGAGTTGCTTGTTGACAAGACAGAGAACCTTCGCTCCCAG GCACAGGATTTTAGACAGCAAGGGACAAAGATGAGGAGGAAAATGTGGCTACAGAATATGAAGGTTAAGCTGATCGTCTTGGGCATAATTATTGCGCTAATTCTTATCATAGTTTTGTCCATATGCCATGGCTTCAAATGCTAG
- the LOC135586452 gene encoding carbon catabolite repressor protein 4 homolog 1-like, with the protein MLTVLRVHLPSEVPVVGCEIAPYVLLRRPDGSVLIDEVPEPAPLIGYCMKYKWYRNQGDQKVAICSVHPTEQATLQCLVCLKEKVPITKSYHCTPRCLSDAWQHHRSLHDRAKKTAKENGAEEEELFGRFNSNNGSISMYPTAVAEKTGEAWSEVGFSRTYTPTSDDINHVLKFECVAIDVETRKHVGNVNAILTARVIPAPSPTPRHMIPVNVALSGQLNLDGRIASGTFSVLSYNILSDAYATNEVYSYCPTWALSWPYRRQNLLREIIGYQADIVCLQEVQSDHFEEFFAPELDKHGYQALYKKKTSEVYSGNPNTLDGCATFFRRDRFSHVKKYEVEFNKAAQSSSAGQKKVALSRLIKDNIALIVVLEAKFTSRVSGNPGKRQLICVANTHVNVHHEHKDVKLWQVHTLLKGLEKIAVSADIPMLVCGDFNSVPGSAPHALLANGKVGPLHPDLAVDPLGILRSTNNLTHQLPLVSAYSSFARMAGVTPGLEQQRRRMDALTLEPLFTNCSRDFVGTVDYIFYTADSLFVESVLELLDEENLRKHTAIPSPEWSSDHIALLAEFRCKPRIRC; encoded by the exons ATGCTGACCGTGTTACGGGTTCATCTCCCGTCAGAGGTCCCCGTCGTTGGCTGCGAGATTGCGCCGTATGTTCTTTTGCGCCGACCGGATGGTTCCGTCTTGATCGACGAGGTACCCGAGCCTGCTCCGCTGATTGGCTACTGCATGAAGTACAAGTG GTACCGGAATCAAGGTGATCAAAAAGTTGCTATATGCAGTGTACATCCGACTGAGCAAGCAACTCTGCAGTGCCTGGTCTGTCTTAAGGAGAAAGTACCTATTACCAAGAGTTACCATTGTACTCCTAGGTGTTTGTCTGATGCTTGGCAGCACCATCGTTCATTGCATGACCGAGCAAAGAAAACGGCAAAAGAAAATGGAGCCGAAGAGGAAGAGTTGTTTGGACGCTTTAATAGTAATAATGGTTCAATTTCTATGTATCCTACAGCTGTTGCTGAAAAAACTGGAGAAGCCTGGTCTGAAGTTGGGTTTTCTAGGACATATACACCAACATCTGATGATATTAATCATGTTCTTAAGTTTGAATGTGTAGCAATAGATGTGGAGACAAGAAAACATGTTGGAAATGTAAATGCCATTTTGACAGCACGTGTAATTCCAGCTCCCTCTCCTACTCCACGTCACATGATTCCAGTGAATGTAGCCCTCTCGGGGCAATTGAATCTAGATGGTCGAATAGCTTCAGGGACTTTCTCGGTGCTTTCATACAACATTCTCTCTGATGCATATGCCACAAATGAGGTGTATAGCTACTGCCCAACTTGGGCACTTTCATGGCCTTACCGCAGGCAAAACTTGTTGCGAGAAATTATTGGCTACCAAGCTGACATAGTCTGTCTTCAGGAG GTTCAAAGTGACCATTTTGAggaattctttgctccagaaCTTGATAAACATGGGTATCAAGCACTATACAAGAAAAAGACTTCAGAG GTTTATAGTGGCAATCCAAATACTCTTGATGGTTGTGCTACATTTTTCCGCAGGGACAGGTTTTCACATGTCAAAAAATATGAG GTTGAGTTCAACAAGGCTGCACAGTCTTCATCAGCTGGTCAGAAGAAAGTTGCTCTGAGTCGTCTGATAAAG GATAATATTGCCCTTATTGTGGTTTTAGAAGCAAAATTTACTAGCCGTGTCTCTGGTAATCCTGGAAAAAGACAGCTAATTTGTGTG GCAAATACCCATGTAAATGTTCATCATGAACATAAGGATGTTAAACTTTGGCAG GTTCATACTCTTTTAAAAGGATTGGAGAAAATTGCTGTAAGTGCAGATATTCCAATGTTGGTCTGTGGAGATTTTAACTCTGTCCCAGGGAG TGCTCCTCACGCACTTCTTGCAAATGGCAAAGTTGGACCGTTGCATCCAGATTTGGCTGTAGATCCCCTTGGAATTTTGCGCTCTACAAACAATTTAACTCACCAGCTTCCATTG GTCAGCGCATACTCATCATTTGCAAGAATGGCTGGAGTCACTCCTGGTTTAGAGCAACAAAGGAGGAGGATGGATGCCTTGACACTCGAACCTTTGTTCACAAATTGCTCCAGGGATTTTGTTGGGACTGTCGACTACATATTCTACACAG CGGATTCTCTATTTGTGGAATCTGTATTAGAGCTCTTGGATGAGGAAAATTTGCGGAAGCACACTGCAATACCTTCCCCTGAGTGGTCATCTGATCATATAGCGCTTCTAGCTGAATTTCGCTGCAAGCCTAGAATTAGATGTTGA